The following coding sequences are from one Nicotiana tomentosiformis chromosome 3, ASM39032v3, whole genome shotgun sequence window:
- the LOC138907804 gene encoding uncharacterized protein, with protein MGVAQLVAAAIPEPRPAAVGDPRKLLDRWTRLHPLSSEREELRYQFEQLQQSQLSVTDYEARFSELSRYALMIIPTNSERVWRFVIGLHTGIQATIAREVEMGTSYELVVEIARRIKGVRQCSQEQATRDKRFRYSGEFRGAPDGGRGQF; from the exons ATGGGCGTAGCTCAGCtagttgcagcagctatacctgagcccagaccagctgcggtcGGCGATCCGCGGAAGCTattagacagatggactaggcttcatCCCCTGTCTTCGgag agggaagagttacggtaTCAGTTTGAACAACTCCAGCAGAGTCAgttgtcagtgaccgactatgaggcaaggttctctgagttatcccGCTATGCACTTATGATCATTCCCACCAATTcagagagagtgtggaggtttgttaTAGGTTTGCACACCGGCATTCAGGCCACCAttgcccgagaggttgagatggggacttcttacgagctagttgtagagatagctcgaAGGATCAAGGGTGTACGTCAGTGTAGCCAGGAGCAGGCTacgagggataagcggtttcgGTATTcaggagagttcagaggtgccccagATGGGGGCAGAGGCCAGTtttga